A genomic stretch from Bordetella sp. N includes:
- a CDS encoding asparaginase, whose product MSIESSQTATEVETIQHLPRIALLAVGGTIAGSAASSTNTTDYKIGSIGAQDLIAAVPELTEIADVTGEQIANVPSSDVGSEVLLKLAKTISAKLADPQVKGVVVTHGTDTLAESAFFIDLTVKITKPVVFVGAMRPASAISADGPSNLVKAVNLAASDDAIGRGTLLTLNDRIGSAFYINKTHSTALDTFRADEQGYLGAYINARPRFWYAPATPIGKPQFDVSGLTSLPKVAILYTHQDSDDALIDAVIAGGAKGIVINASGHGSVATSTKQRIRELEQQGFPVIRATRTNNGIVADKPEGIGAGVYSAAKARWLLSLALATGASIEQIRDYFRA is encoded by the coding sequence ATGAGCATCGAATCTTCCCAAACCGCAACCGAAGTCGAAACCATTCAACACCTGCCCCGCATTGCCCTGCTTGCCGTGGGGGGCACGATTGCCGGCAGCGCCGCCAGCAGCACCAACACCACGGACTACAAGATCGGCTCGATCGGGGCCCAGGACCTGATTGCCGCCGTCCCTGAACTGACCGAGATCGCGGATGTGACCGGCGAGCAGATCGCCAATGTGCCCAGCTCCGACGTCGGCAGCGAAGTGCTGCTCAAGCTGGCCAAGACCATCTCCGCCAAGCTCGCGGACCCACAGGTGAAAGGCGTCGTCGTCACCCACGGGACCGACACCTTGGCGGAGTCGGCCTTCTTCATCGACCTCACCGTGAAGATCACGAAGCCGGTCGTGTTCGTCGGCGCCATGCGGCCCGCCTCCGCGATCAGTGCCGACGGCCCCAGCAATCTGGTCAAAGCCGTCAACCTGGCGGCTTCCGATGATGCGATCGGCCGCGGCACCCTGCTGACGCTCAACGACAGAATCGGCTCCGCGTTCTATATCAACAAGACCCACAGCACCGCGCTCGACACCTTCCGCGCCGACGAACAAGGGTATCTGGGCGCCTACATCAATGCCCGCCCACGCTTCTGGTACGCCCCCGCGACGCCCATCGGCAAACCCCAATTCGACGTCAGCGGACTGACCAGCCTGCCCAAGGTCGCCATCCTCTACACGCACCAGGATTCGGATGATGCGCTGATCGATGCCGTCATCGCCGGCGGCGCCAAAGGCATCGTCATCAACGCGTCCGGCCATGGGTCGGTCGCCACCAGCACGAAACAACGGATCCGCGAACTGGAGCAACAGGGTTTCCCGGTGATACGGGCCACGCGCACCAACAACGGCATCGTCGCCGACAAGCCCGAGGGCATCGGCGCCGGCGTGTACAGCGCCGCCAAAGCCCGCTGGCTGCTGTCCCTTGCCCTCGCCACGGGCGCTTCGATTGAACAGATCCGCGACTACTTCCGCGCCTGA
- a CDS encoding LysR family transcriptional regulator produces the protein MLSTAFRYFLEVVEAGSLTGAALRLHVAPSAVSRMIRKLEDEYDTALFERHGRGMVLTEAGEILATSAKRSQLEAEHARTDITDLRKVGKRLIRISANQAFGMELLPTLMAHFQNAMPEVTFNLTLLRATEIHRRIQDGEDDIGFYYSLKPAEGVNLQYSRRMRVLALVKDGHPLVGKAPVSLEDISAYPIGQMSAGTTIRAIVDLSSMQKNVALTTAFVSNNVTSLQNFCLVRENAVVFFGELTATSVLKQHGLVALPISDAELHQRHLQIITMEGRELPLSARRFLDMTIRHIEEEVGPPWVAPESR, from the coding sequence ATGCTGAGCACGGCCTTCCGCTACTTTCTGGAGGTCGTCGAGGCGGGCTCCCTGACCGGCGCGGCATTGCGTTTGCATGTCGCGCCGTCGGCCGTCAGCCGCATGATCCGCAAGCTGGAAGACGAGTACGACACCGCCTTGTTCGAGCGTCATGGCCGCGGCATGGTGCTGACCGAGGCCGGTGAAATCCTGGCCACCAGCGCCAAGCGCAGCCAGCTAGAAGCGGAACATGCCCGCACGGACATCACCGATCTGCGCAAGGTCGGCAAGCGGCTCATCCGCATTTCGGCAAACCAGGCCTTCGGCATGGAGCTGCTGCCGACGCTGATGGCGCATTTTCAAAACGCCATGCCCGAGGTCACTTTCAATCTGACGCTGCTGCGCGCGACTGAAATCCATCGCCGCATCCAGGACGGCGAGGATGACATCGGCTTTTACTACAGCCTCAAGCCCGCGGAAGGCGTGAACCTGCAGTATTCCCGGCGCATGCGGGTACTGGCTCTGGTCAAGGACGGTCATCCCCTGGTGGGCAAGGCGCCGGTATCCCTCGAGGACATCTCAGCGTATCCGATAGGACAGATGAGTGCCGGCACCACCATCCGGGCCATCGTCGACCTTAGCAGCATGCAGAAGAACGTCGCGCTGACCACCGCGTTCGTCAGCAACAACGTGACGTCCCTGCAGAACTTCTGCCTGGTTCGAGAGAATGCCGTGGTGTTCTTCGGGGAACTGACAGCCACGTCCGTACTCAAGCAACACGGCCTGGTGGCCTTGCCTATCTCCGACGCGGAGCTGCATCAGCGCCATCTGCAGATCATTACCATGGAGGGCCGCGAGCTGCCCCTCAGTGCGCGCCGTTTCCTGGACATGACCATACGCCATATCGAAGAAGAAGTCGGCCCGCCGTGGGTCGCACCGGAGTCAAGATGA
- a CDS encoding M81 family metallopeptidase, translated as MRIAVLQFTHETVTFLPNDTTLDDFTYVGSPATGEALLQTDPKGYMGGFVQVAREYADVELVGITSPLFPKTGTGSGWITEEAFEHFTSIMVKELAEQGPFDGAFLALHGAAAVRGVPRPEAEIARRVRAVIGEAAFISGTFDPHGNEDEQFLKSANMAFCVKYFPHYDMHLQGERAARMLVRAIRKDFVPTNAVIRVPIIAPTVLMWTGASPWSDLVQRALTWEAREPDVFVNVFFGFPWADVPDAGMTIQVLTNGNPALARSVAEDMANWAWRKREALLNTTKIHDMATGVRLAAEAVAAQQGPVTLADSSDRSGYATWLLAEILAQNLKRTLVATLASAQQVQALEQAGAKAGDDFDMEVGGLVDESAGPAVRVKGKILRVQQATAGRFRAQNWYLISFGEGNVLILSPYLVQIQEPTDLWALGLVPEDFDVVAIKSRVHFRRGFDDSGYSPTILIVEPSEPFVGTVRLDGLDYKHLKLTDYYPYGTPDFDCKVL; from the coding sequence ATGCGCATCGCAGTACTGCAGTTCACCCACGAGACGGTGACCTTCCTTCCCAACGACACCACGCTGGATGACTTCACCTACGTGGGCTCCCCCGCGACGGGAGAAGCCCTTCTGCAGACCGATCCCAAAGGTTATATGGGCGGCTTCGTCCAGGTCGCGCGCGAATACGCCGACGTGGAACTGGTCGGGATCACCTCGCCGCTGTTCCCCAAGACCGGCACCGGTTCCGGTTGGATCACCGAAGAGGCCTTCGAGCACTTCACCAGCATCATGGTCAAGGAATTGGCCGAACAGGGTCCGTTCGACGGCGCGTTCCTGGCCTTGCACGGGGCAGCCGCCGTACGCGGCGTGCCCCGCCCTGAAGCCGAGATCGCCCGCCGGGTGCGTGCGGTGATCGGCGAAGCGGCCTTCATCAGCGGCACGTTCGACCCGCATGGCAATGAGGACGAACAATTCCTGAAAAGCGCCAATATGGCGTTCTGCGTGAAGTACTTCCCGCATTACGACATGCACTTGCAGGGGGAACGCGCGGCCCGCATGCTGGTTCGCGCGATCCGCAAGGATTTCGTTCCCACGAATGCCGTCATCCGGGTTCCCATCATCGCGCCCACGGTGTTGATGTGGACCGGCGCGTCACCCTGGTCCGACCTGGTCCAGCGCGCCCTGACCTGGGAGGCTCGCGAACCGGACGTGTTCGTCAATGTCTTCTTCGGCTTTCCCTGGGCTGACGTGCCCGACGCCGGCATGACCATCCAGGTGCTGACCAACGGCAATCCCGCGCTGGCCAGGTCGGTCGCCGAAGACATGGCGAACTGGGCCTGGCGCAAGCGGGAAGCGCTGCTGAACACCACCAAGATCCACGACATGGCAACGGGCGTGCGTCTGGCGGCCGAAGCCGTCGCCGCTCAACAGGGACCCGTGACGCTGGCGGATTCCAGCGATCGCTCCGGCTACGCCACCTGGCTGCTGGCTGAGATCCTGGCGCAGAACCTGAAGCGCACGCTGGTCGCCACGCTCGCCTCCGCGCAGCAGGTCCAGGCGCTCGAGCAAGCCGGCGCCAAGGCTGGCGACGACTTCGATATGGAAGTGGGTGGCCTGGTCGATGAATCGGCGGGTCCGGCCGTGCGCGTCAAGGGCAAGATCCTGCGGGTGCAGCAAGCCACCGCCGGACGCTTCCGGGCCCAGAACTGGTATCTGATCTCCTTTGGCGAGGGCAATGTACTGATACTCAGTCCGTATCTGGTGCAGATCCAGGAACCGACGGACCTGTGGGCCCTGGGCCTGGTGCCTGAAGACTTCGATGTCGTGGCGATCAAGTCGCGGGTCCATTTCCGCCGTGGCTTCGACGACAGCGGGTACTCGCCGACGATCCTGATCGTCGAGCCGTCCGAGCCCTTCGTCGGTACGGTTCGCCTGGACGGGCTGGACTACAAGCACTTGAAATTGACTGATTATTATCCTTACGGGACGCCGGACTTCGACTGCAAGGTGCTGTAG
- a CDS encoding ABC transporter substrate-binding protein — translation MNRRTFLLTPLAMAVAQTLPVSAFAQPKPRNLKWVPQADLALLDPIFTTAQVTQNHAQLVFDTLYGLDEKLEPHPQMAEGHTVSDDKLIWTIKLRDGLKFHDDTPVRAADVVASIKRWGDRDLMGHSLMNVTKSIEVVDDRTLRITLTETFPLILHALGRQTTNMAAIMPERLAKAPSNQAIKEMVGSGPFRFVASKWISGSKVVYERFEGYVPRQADTPASFGASPKVAHVPGVEWNIIPDAATAIAALQAGEVDGVERINNDFLGMLKEMPDIHLVKIALPGINIMRFNQLFPPFNNADIRRAVLSVVNQTEYMTAANGSSFPEYWNDKCGVFVPGCPMDSRAGMEKLTGKRDIAAAKAAIKKAGYNNERVVLLDPVDFPSHHASALVTADLFKKLGFNVDLQAVDWGTAVQRRNSQASPQEGGWSVAFTGLSGMNNLDPAGHLALRGNGKAAWFGWPDSPKLEELRNQWFKAPDVETQKKICAQIQEQVFIDVPYIPLGATYQVSAVRKQWKNFEPYMPIFYNLRPV, via the coding sequence ATGAACCGCAGAACCTTTCTCCTGACGCCCCTCGCCATGGCGGTTGCGCAGACGCTGCCCGTCTCCGCCTTCGCCCAGCCCAAGCCGCGCAACCTTAAATGGGTGCCGCAGGCCGATCTCGCCCTGCTCGACCCGATCTTCACGACGGCGCAGGTCACCCAGAACCATGCGCAACTGGTTTTCGACACGCTCTACGGCCTGGACGAAAAACTTGAACCGCACCCGCAGATGGCCGAAGGCCACACGGTCAGCGACGACAAGCTGATCTGGACCATCAAATTGCGGGATGGCCTCAAATTCCACGACGACACGCCGGTCCGCGCGGCCGATGTGGTGGCCAGCATCAAGCGTTGGGGCGACCGCGACCTGATGGGCCACTCGCTGATGAACGTGACCAAGTCCATCGAGGTCGTCGACGACCGCACCTTGCGCATCACGCTGACCGAAACCTTCCCGCTGATCCTGCACGCCCTCGGCCGCCAGACGACCAATATGGCTGCCATCATGCCGGAACGCCTGGCCAAGGCGCCGTCGAACCAGGCAATCAAGGAAATGGTGGGCAGCGGACCGTTCCGTTTCGTGGCGTCCAAATGGATCTCCGGCTCCAAGGTGGTCTATGAACGGTTCGAGGGTTATGTGCCGCGGCAGGCGGATACGCCTGCCAGCTTCGGCGCGAGTCCCAAGGTCGCCCATGTGCCCGGTGTCGAATGGAACATCATTCCCGACGCGGCCACGGCCATCGCGGCCTTGCAGGCGGGCGAAGTCGATGGCGTGGAGCGCATCAACAACGACTTCCTGGGCATGCTGAAGGAGATGCCTGATATTCACCTGGTCAAGATCGCGCTGCCGGGCATCAATATCATGCGCTTCAACCAGCTTTTCCCACCCTTTAACAACGCCGACATCCGTCGCGCCGTGCTGTCGGTGGTGAACCAGACCGAATACATGACCGCGGCCAACGGCTCTTCGTTTCCTGAATACTGGAACGACAAGTGCGGCGTCTTCGTACCCGGGTGTCCCATGGACAGCAGGGCCGGGATGGAGAAGCTCACCGGCAAACGCGATATCGCCGCCGCCAAGGCCGCGATCAAGAAGGCCGGCTACAACAACGAGCGCGTGGTGCTGCTGGACCCCGTCGATTTCCCCTCGCATCACGCTTCCGCGCTGGTCACCGCCGACCTGTTCAAGAAGCTTGGCTTCAACGTCGACCTGCAAGCCGTCGACTGGGGCACGGCGGTACAACGCCGCAACAGCCAGGCGTCCCCGCAGGAAGGCGGCTGGAGTGTCGCGTTCACCGGCCTGAGCGGCATGAACAACCTGGATCCCGCCGGTCACCTGGCCTTGCGCGGCAACGGCAAGGCAGCCTGGTTCGGTTGGCCCGACAGCCCCAAGCTGGAGGAACTGCGCAACCAGTGGTTCAAGGCGCCTGACGTCGAGACGCAGAAGAAGATCTGCGCGCAGATCCAGGAGCAAGTCTTCATCGACGTGCCCTACATCCCCTTGGGCGCGACGTATCAAGTCTCCGCCGTGCGCAAGCAATGGAAGAATTTCGAGCCCTATATGCCGATCTTCTACAACCTGCGCCCCGTCTGA